The nucleotide sequence tttatttgtctTTTAAATTAGTTATTCTAAGCTTTTAGCTCGGATTTCTTACAAACTCGACCTTGCCCATACTTTTTGGTAAATATATTGtatacatttacaaaataaacaacaacttatttcacaaattaatcCACTATAATGAACCATTGTAAATACTATAAAGAACAAGAAAGGTCAATAAATTGCAATAgcagaaaattggaaaatttatgaCATGGAACAGTGGAGTTTGTAATGTGCGACATTcacataaaattgtttattcttTTCTCTGCTAGGGTACTTGGGGCAGCAGGAAAAGGTCTATAATTCGTTAACAAGGGAATTTTTGGGCTGCCGAGATGTCTATGTGTGGAGTTCAGAGAGCACTCGAGCGGATGCGTCGAGCTTCAAAAGTTAAGATCTGGTCAATTGCCAAGAATGAATATTCTACAAAGGTCagttaattttcaaatgttgAATGGAATGGGGATGATTATGTGAGATTTTGCAGGTGGAGTACCGACCTATCCGATCGGTTCTTGTGGCCAATCGTGGGGAGATCGCAATCAGAGTGTTCAGAGCTTGCACAGAGTTGGGAATTAAGAGTGTGGCTATTTATTCTGAGCAAGATAAAATGCACATGCACAGACAGAAGGCGGATGAATCATATTTGGTGGGGAAGAATCTTCCACCAGTCGAGGCATACCTCAACATTCCTGAAATTATCAGAGTGTGCAAGGAGAACGATGTGGATGCAGTGCATCCGGGCTATGGATTTCTTTCAGAACGCAGTGACTTTGCTCAGGCTGTGATTGATGCGGGACTGAGGTTCATTGGTCCATCCCCAAAAGTTGTACAACAAATGGGAGACAAAGTGGCTGCACGGAAGGCTGCAATTGATGCTGGGGTACCAATTGTTCCGGGGACAGATGGTCCAGTGACGACAAAAGAGGAAGCTTTGGATTTTTGTAGGAGATATGGCCTTCCGGTGATCTTTAAGGCTGCCTACGGAGGCGGAGGCCGAGGAATGAGGGTGGTCAAGAAGATGGATGAAGTTGAGGAGATGTTCATGCGTGCGAGTTCAGAAGCCAAAGCTGCCTTTGGAAATGGGGCTatgtttattgagaaattcATTGAGAGACCTCGTCATATTGAGGTTCAGTTGCTTGGAGATAAAGCAGGGAATGTGGTGCATCTCTACGAGAGAGACTGCTCGGTTCAGAGGAGGCATCAGAAAGTGGTTGAAATAGCCCCAGCCCCAAGGCTATCCACAGAAGTCAGAGACAGGATGACTGAACATGCTGTGCGCCTGGCTAAACATGTGGGCTATGAAAATGCAGGAACAGTTGAGTACTTAGCTGATGATAAGGGCAATTTCTACTTTATCGAAGTCAATGCTCGGTAAGTACAATTTTTATCCTTCGATCCctccagaaaaattatttttagcgaaaaataaatactaaaatcaaaattaaatcctTCTAGGATATCATGTTTCTTATCTAATTTATGGAGAAAATAATTATAAGCTCAGTACCTACTGGGAACAaccttttcttaatttttcagaCTCCAAGTTGAGCATACAGTGACTGAGGAAATTACAGGAATCGATTTGGTGCAATCTCAAATTCGTGTGGCTGAGGGAATGACCCTGCCAGAACTGGGATACACTCAGGAAAAGATTAAGCCTCAGGGCTATGCCATTCAGTGCCGAGTAACTACCGAAGATCCAGCCAATGACTTCCAGCCCAGTACGGGACGTTTGGAAGTTTTCCGTTCTGGAGAAGGCATGGGAATCCGTCTTGACAGTGCCTCTGCCTATGCTGGAGGCATTATTTCCCCCTACTACGACTCCCTCCTGGTCAAAGTTATTTCTCACGCTTCTGACCTCCAAGGATCAGCCGCAAAAATGAATCGAGCTCTGAGAGAGTTCAGGATTCGTGGTGTTAAGACCAACATCCCCTTCCTGTTGAACGTTCTGGAGAACCAGAAGTTCCTCAATGGTGTGCTGGACACATATTTCATTGATGAACATCCGCAACTCTTTAAATTTCAGCCGTCGCAAAATCGTGCCCAGAAACTTCTTAATTACCTCGGAACTGTAAGTTCAAGGGCTAGATTTGATTTTTGAGAGAGTTTTACTGATTTCGAGTCTAATTACAGGTACTGGTTAATGGACCACAAACACCACTAGCTACTAAACTAAAGCCCGCAGATGTTCATCCGCATGTTCCTGATGTTGATTTGGGTAAGTCTTGTTTCTCTGGAAACTTTCCCAAGATTTTTTTGTCGAGTGTTTTGTGTAACAGAAACTCACTCTATCGCTATCGTTCTTCCTTCTATCGTGCTTTCTGGTCAATCTAGGTTCTATGATATGCTAAAACTGCACAATGTGTTTTGTGTAAAAATCAAGGGGGATTTATCTGAGAAATTTAGGtaaagaaacttaaaaaaaaaacaatgattaGTTTGATTTCCTTcatggtgagattcttaatgttaTCCTATTCTAAGTGCGTCAACTTTATGGTTGATGCTGAAGATCGCGGATCTGTTAGACGTCTTCAAATAgagttttatagaaattcaattttgaaataacgCTGAACCAGGTGCTGCCCATCAAGCctataataaaaagtgaagctatttttcacttttccttgtaaaaattttgcagatattttgCTCCGACTTAAATCCATGTGGGATGTTTTTGCTCTGGTGATCGTCTCGTCACACGaagtaatataataataataaatttattctagCTCTACATTTCCCCCCTTaccatgcgtctgccgccgtcttcgCGTTgttgaccagcctccgaagccaaacagcagaaatgcttcttcattggctgtgcaatcttggaaaaaattacttttacaaagttgacatggcaagttttacaattttatggcAGAAACCTAACGCAAAGGCACAGGGATGTAGAGTGCGATTTTTTATAGAGTAGCGCATAGCCGAAAGGCTGTTCGCGCTCTCTAAGTGGAGATGACATTTTAAAGGGGGCTTAAATATCTTAAAAGGgtgaatttttttcgtaatataAGATCGGGTACTGTgtagagggataaatatattaGACTTCTGTTTAAATACGTTTTCCTTCAGAGCACTGTGAGTTGAATCCGAGATAAATTTTTGAGTTGATTTGAAATAGCTCTATATAAAGAAGTCAACTTGGCAAGGGCTTATGCACATAAGAAATTCTAAAAAGATGTAAGGTCTTGCTAAGCTTTTAATGTCCCAGTTAAGCACTGAATAGGTCGAGTATTAGCGTACTCACTCTATGCTGCAGGTCTCCCGAGTTTGAATCCTTTAGGtcacaataattttttctgcTATTGAAGGATTCAATATGCATTAAAATGAGCTTTACTTCACTTCACTCTACggagcatgggactgacaacccatCCTAATATCATATAAAATTAAGGGATGTCCCGAATACTCACTTCTGAGAGGCTAGTTCCTCTTATTGTAGAGCTTAAAATCAATCTCAAAATTTATTACAGACCATCTAAACAGATTGCTCACGAAGATGCTTTGTTCAGACTAACCTGAAAGATTTTCACGATATTGAGTACTCTTTCATTATTTCAATACGACAATTTCCATTTCATCGTTTTATTCTACTTCACCAATACAAAATGGAGCCCTGTAAAGTGGTTGGCCTTTGATCTTCATAAatcaaaatagcgaattttccggtcataggcatgtttagacgaaatgttcgcctagactacctctaaaacatatccgaatcattgaaaaagcttgagtaaattttgagaaaaaccaaaaaacatggtttataGGTGATACAGGGGGTGGGGGAAAGAAACAAAAACGTCTCgagatattattttttaggGGGTCCGTGgtacaattggtaagagcgttcggctctggACGGTGTGACCCCctgctcgactgtcacagttgagAGTTCGAGTCCTGCCCGGTGCGAATgactgaagcgtctgaatggacatatttctcatacacaatgtaatctgaataaaaatttgtaaaaagaaaaatgtacaaaatggcaaatagctcggtacatcaaaataaataaataaaaataatactatttttttattggcggtcatcgaagaccggaagttgatatcttttaccgttaaCCTTCACGACGGTCACAAGTTGAAagaaaagacgattatataactgctctctctttaagtTGTAGCAGTAAAAACAGCTTGCATCAAGGTAAAATTCGTTAAACTGTGGAAAGATCTAGGATCCAGTGTTCAAATAGTGAACTCTTAGTCTGATTTGTACCATAAATcataatcaaaaaaataatttttttgggtGATTCGTACTGTAACAATAAAAGTGGTAAGATGAACTTGCAATTTAAACCTTTGCAGAACACCACAAAGCGCTATTTTTTACCGTTCTATCCTGAAATGATCGTACATAAGgtatttattattgtttattatttctctttctattatttaaatttatttatttctattaTCTAAATGAGAATGACAATAATATGGAAACATAGAGTTGTTTGGGACATGCATGAAATGTTTCAAACCTTCCCGTTTTTCACTATGCGGTATATAGTACTACTTTAAAATGTAATTGTGAAACTTAGTATTAATTTTTTGTAGCTAttgagaacatagaaaaaaatattttaaaatatctgatttttattaacaagtTTTATAAGATAAATCCCccttatttcaaataaattttgttatccAAATATTCTAATGTCTTCGGAGAATCATAAAAAAGTTATTCTCAAAGATACATAGTTGATCACGAATGTGTGTCAATGAGAATGGGATCATTACATTCTGGCTCTTTCTTTCTGCGCAGAGAGATTATTCTGtgcaattatttaaaaagcaatttacgatgcaaaatgctgaaaataacatgaaaatatgtattttcttCTGCAAATGACACACGCAAATATATAATATGGTGATGGAATTTGTATAGAGAGAGGTAAATTGCAATGTAGATCACCGACTTAttttgtggttttctttttaattttttggtatttatttttgtatgATGCACTTTTGCTTTTTATACTCTTGTGATCTATCCTAATTTTTGCTTCCTTTTTCTAGGCGCTCAAGAAAATTCCGCTCCTCTTGATCTCTATCAAGTACTTAATCCAAAGCCACGTAAAAGCTTCATTCATTCTTTCTTTAGCTTCTTTGTGTTGCTTGTGTAGCTTATAGCTTGTCTTTTATCGTTTGGTTTTTAGactaatatttacaattttcttttatgactGCGGGTGCAGCTGTTAAGCCAAAGCCCGGTCTCAGGGATGTGCTCAAGAGTAAGGGCCCAGAGGGATTTGCTAAGGAAGTACGTGCGAGGAAGGAATTGCTACTTATGGATACGACTTTCCGAGATGCTCATCAATCTCTGCTGGCCACGAGAGTCAGAACACACGATTTGCTCAAAATTTCACCATTTGTCGCCCATAGATTCCATAATCTCTATGCCCTGGAGAACTGGGGAGGAGCTACATTTGATGTGGCTCTTAGGTAAGCTAAGATTTACTTTTTACTGGTGAAAtccattttcattaaatatgaTTATTCAAAACACAGGCAAAAGCATTCGTGAATTGCTTTTACCTGTTTCAGAACATTACAGCTTTGAGTAGCCACCGCTAGCGGCgctgttgtaaaaaaaaacggtttttacGTATCGTGAATATTGTGGAAATTTGGCCGCACCTTTTGATGACATTTTTATATCTAGCAGTTGACTTTAATATCTTTCTGTTGatatattaaaataaacttcccttttactgttcgaactcaaagagagagcagttatatataatccactttttccaATTTGTGACACGGCTTGAGCTCAAACGgtaagatatcgacttccggtcttcgatgaccccctcccccccataagtcaacattatcaaGGAcaatctctttttctttttacccCAACtcttccaaaatcatgttttttggtttatttcgaaaacggctgcTACGATCTCTTTATTTTCGAGTATGTTTCAGAGGTAGTCaatgcgaacatttcgtccttactgtgttatcacacttgcacattaaaattttaatatgattcacattaattgtcgctggtgagagtccaaatgtgtaatttgtgtgtttgaatcattttatattcaaaatttgatctatttgttgataaaaaggtagatttggcccgcaaaacttgatataaattgatttatagcattaatgcgaaaaattaatgcgattttctctttaattttttaatgtgaaaaatatttatgctttaggtaaatttaaacttatttttgcaggccaagtccacttctttatcaataaatagaaaaaccccaaatattaagtgactcaaagacacaaataacatatttggacgctcacaatcgacaattaatgtgaatctcattaaaattttaatgtgtaagtgtgataacgccgttagacacctatgttcgaaaaccatttcgatatcaaattttcgaggatcaaagtttaaccactttggagggtctatttttcaTCCCATTTGCCCaagtttggattttttggaaagatcttaaaatttccaaccCTGATGCATCGGACTTGATCGGTCATGAATCGGTATGGTACCCGCAATTGACTTACCTTTcccggatttacttttttatttgttcgaaatcTTGCTACTCATgctgaaatattctaaaacttacttttcttaaacaatttcttatttcggaatgactttttaaatttctcaatcTGTGGTAAAGCGGTATGTAATATACCTACAAAACATGCGAAAATTTAATAgacggatagctctttctcgtgagttcgatcACTCTGCaaaactgggacgctttgccctCTCTTTTGAAATATTAACTGTCAAAATTCATGATTATGCAAATATATTTCTGGGTGATCCTTGGtcgatttcgaaaattttttcgAAGCATGTATTTCCGTGTCACTTGGCTTCAACACTTGCCTTCAAATCACAGTAATTCTACGCGAAGCCTGTTAAAGCATCTTTGAGCTTTGTTCGCTTTTTTTAGGTTCTGTTATGGCCCGAAAGACTCACACTGATTCACGAGAATAGCATCTAAAATTTACCAGTCAAAGattaggtaaagaaaatttatgcaaaggccACTAATCGACGATCgcttaataataatgctggcacaagattccatgaaggaacaaggggatttctagacatgcattattatttttttcttgaacgggttgaggttgtcagtcccataccCGTTCAATCCCATGTCTCATGCCCGTCGACGATCGCTTACTGTTAAATTTTCCGGGctaagtattctcgaggatcagcttgagtTTATTTAGGCTCTTAAGGATATTATGCAAGCAGATCCCGTCTTTTTCTGCTCCTAGAAAAATAATTGTAGCACTGTTACGTGTCTAACTATTCCTCAGTTTAACTCCGAGTATTAAATAAATGTAGCATACAGTATGAATTTCGTGTTCTCTGCTATTTTTTCAAAGAGGTCTGCAATAATAGCTGGCGACAGCCGTGTCCTGAACGCATTTTAAGGATGAATTAAATGCAATATCTTAAAAAACTACGGTTCCAATTTTAATTGATCACAATTTCAATACGTAGCCGATTTtacaattcaaattgattttgattaattaaagaattttagaATTCATATCAAGTCCTCAAACTcttctacacggtaaaaacttttggacactgactaaaatattggaacaagtttttcttgaaacaagttttttttggaatcaatttgtacctagagaagatatttgtttgttccaagaagttttctttacagttttgttacgaaatatagttacaattttgttggagttttcttttggaaccgttttgatacggtggaatgtctacaaatttgagttgatttcgttttatacaaatttgtttctaaaagttggaatagaatttgttgcactcggttgttttgttcccactgccaggaacaaattggtacatttgctttataacaatattattcctacatctgtaacatacttgctccaaaaattttcggtaatATTTGGAACGAAactgttactcatatggggaatgtttttgttcccattgtcgggatcAAATTCGTGTatgtgatttcgtcttacagttaaggcctataattcagtcgagatggatttcggtggcgaatgttcataaggaacatcaaataaaaatcaacttaagagtgttttatacagacgcgtgcatgacgaaatcatatgcgagtgctggcagaaggagaggaagggaatctcgaattaaaaaagtgaaaccatgtaccACGAAAATTACcatagatttggcgtcctcctcgcttcggtgacgggtgactgagtgtgagaggagggggatacaattttatactagacgagctattttttgaaacaatttcgttactaatattgggtatctttttgtttctccttgaagatacaaatttattccaaaaatgttcggtgtccgtggacgagctacgttttggaacaaattcgttactaatattgggtatctttttgagtctcttAAAAttaacaagattgtgccaaaaattatggtgtccgtggacgagctaatttttggaacaaaaatatgtgccgaaattttttaccgtataGGGAAATTACTTTCTAACGCCACTGATATTCTGTTAGAGGGTATCTAAACCtttcataaaatatatatttctatcattttgaataattcaattcaattcaattcatcaCCATAATCTCGAATATGAATGGTAAAATGAATCAGATTTGATCTACAACTCGATTTAAAGGGCTATAAGATAGACCATTCAATCACATTCAGTGACTTATTTACTGAGATCAGATTAGGTGAGATTAGCTATCCGGTTTTGGACTTCagtcttaaaattttaatcttcttGGAAAGGTCTCAGAAGTAAAAATTACCTTTTCAAAACACTCAAGATGATCAATATCGGGcaagaaatgaaaaatttacagCGGTCCTTTGAAATCTGTCTTATCACAAACTTGTCTTCACTTTCTTACTCCTTAATGGCTTAATGGATATTAATGAATAATAGAAAATGAACTAATTTTGTCCTTTTCCGATTAGCTTAACTTGGTTTTCTATCCTCAAGTTCAGTTTGAACAATTTTGAGCATTCTGTAATAAGTTTTGTTCTCGTAAGACTATCATGGCTCATCTCTTATTTTTTCTCGTACATCCTTACAGATTCTTGCATGAATGCCCTTGGGAGAGATTGGAGGAAATGCGCAAGCAGATCCCCAACATTCCTTTCCAGATGCTCCTTCGTGGAGCAAATGCCGTTGGCTACACCAATTACCCGGACAATGTCGTGTATAAATTCTGTGAACTAGCCGTACAAACTGGTATGGACATCTTCCGTGTCTTTGATTCCCTCAACTACCTCCCTAACCTTATCCTGGGCATGGAAGCTGCTGGAAAGGCTGGAGGAGTTGTTGAAGCTGCCATTTCTTACACTGGGGACGTAAGCGATCCTTCCAAGACAAAGTATGACCTCAAGTACTACGTAAATTTGGCCGATGAGTTGGTAAAGGCAGGAACTCATGTTCTGGCCATCAAGGACATGGCGGGTTTGTTGAAACCTAATGCCGCTCGGCTTCTGATTTGTGCCATTCGCGACAAGCATCCGGACATTCCCATTCACATTCATACCCATGACACTTCAGGAGCTGGAGTTGCAGCTATGTTGGCTTGTGCTGAAGCTGGAGCTGATGTTGTGGATGTTGCTGTAGATTCAATGTCCGGAATGACGTCTCAGCCGAGCATGGGAGCCGTTGTGGCTTCTTTACAGGGCACTACCACTGACACTCTTTTCAATCTTCCGGATATCTCTGAGTATTCGGCCTTCTGGGAGCAAACACGAACACTGTATGCTCCCTTCGAGTGCACCACTACCATGAAGTCCGGCAATGCTGATGTGTACATGAATGAAATACCCGGAGGACAATACACAAACCTTCAGTTCCAGGCCTATTCATTGGGTTTGGGAGATTTCTTTGAGGATGTCAAGAAGGCCTACAGAGAGGCTAATCTCCTCCTGGGAGACATTATTAAAGTCACTCCGTCTTCCAAGGTTGTTGGAGATCTGGCACAGTTTATGGTGCAGAATAAGTTAACAGCCCAGCAAATTGCCGATAAGGCTGAGGAGCTCTCCTTCCCCAAATCTGTAGTGGAATTCCTTCAGGGTGCTATTGGAACTCCCCATGGAGGCTTCCCTGAACCTCTGAGGTCGAGAGTTTTGAAGGATATGCCACGAGTGGAGGGTAGACCCGGAACATCTCTGCCTGAGCTCAATTTTGCTCAGCTCAAGAGTGAACTGAAGGAATCTCATGGTCAGGTCACAGATCGCGATGTCATGTCGGCAGCTCTTTATCCTCTAGTCACCAATGACTTCCTCACCTTCCGTGATTCCTTTGGGCCAGTGGACAAACTGGATACGCGTATCTTCCTCACTGGACCCAAAGTGGGAGAAGAGTTTGAGGTGACACTGGAGAAGGGAAAGACCGTGCACATCAAGACACTGGCCATGGCGGAGGATCTTACGCCCAATGGAGAGAGGGAGGTGTTCTTTGAGTTCAATGGGCAGCTGAGATCTGTGCTTATTCGCGATAAGGAGGCTGTGAAGGAGCTCCATATTCATCCCAAAGCAAACAAGGGCAACAAGAGTGAAGTAGGAGCTCCCATGCCAGGAACTGTTATCGGTAAGTAACTTTTTTTCACAGTGAAGGATGATAGAatgatttcaaaattcttttggaAATGTTATCAGGGTTTTCGAAATCACAGTACATAATTAATATATTTCACTAATCCGGAATTTCGGGATCAAGATCCCGAAGTCTCGGAGGATTCCGACACCAAGAAGCACGTGTAATCTCGGAATTTTCAGGGTTCCATGATCTTCGCGACCCCGGGAATTTTGGGCTCTCGAGATTTTTAGGATCTCAGAAATCTAGGATCCCGACGGTAAAAACCACACGGAATTCCGGGATTTTCAGGAATCCTTCTTCGGGATTCCGGGATCTTCAGGGTTTCGGAATTTCAGGATTTCGGGATCCATGGATTGGCAACCTCTAAATGTTATGAATCCTTTGGAAAACTATTGTTTCCTTA is from Phlebotomus papatasi isolate M1 chromosome 1, Ppap_2.1, whole genome shotgun sequence and encodes:
- the LOC129798490 gene encoding pyruvate carboxylase, mitochondrial, translated to MSMCGVQRALERMRRASKVKIWSIAKNEYSTKVEYRPIRSVLVANRGEIAIRVFRACTELGIKSVAIYSEQDKMHMHRQKADESYLVGKNLPPVEAYLNIPEIIRVCKENDVDAVHPGYGFLSERSDFAQAVIDAGLRFIGPSPKVVQQMGDKVAARKAAIDAGVPIVPGTDGPVTTKEEALDFCRRYGLPVIFKAAYGGGGRGMRVVKKMDEVEEMFMRASSEAKAAFGNGAMFIEKFIERPRHIEVQLLGDKAGNVVHLYERDCSVQRRHQKVVEIAPAPRLSTEVRDRMTEHAVRLAKHVGYENAGTVEYLADDKGNFYFIEVNARLQVEHTVTEEITGIDLVQSQIRVAEGMTLPELGYTQEKIKPQGYAIQCRVTTEDPANDFQPSTGRLEVFRSGEGMGIRLDSASAYAGGIISPYYDSLLVKVISHASDLQGSAAKMNRALREFRIRGVKTNIPFLLNVLENQKFLNGVLDTYFIDEHPQLFKFQPSQNRAQKLLNYLGTVLVNGPQTPLATKLKPADVHPHVPDVDLAVKPKPGLRDVLKSKGPEGFAKEVRARKELLLMDTTFRDAHQSLLATRVRTHDLLKISPFVAHRFHNLYALENWGGATFDVALRFLHECPWERLEEMRKQIPNIPFQMLLRGANAVGYTNYPDNVVYKFCELAVQTGMDIFRVFDSLNYLPNLILGMEAAGKAGGVVEAAISYTGDVSDPSKTKYDLKYYVNLADELVKAGTHVLAIKDMAGLLKPNAARLLICAIRDKHPDIPIHIHTHDTSGAGVAAMLACAEAGADVVDVAVDSMSGMTSQPSMGAVVASLQGTTTDTLFNLPDISEYSAFWEQTRTLYAPFECTTTMKSGNADVYMNEIPGGQYTNLQFQAYSLGLGDFFEDVKKAYREANLLLGDIIKVTPSSKVVGDLAQFMVQNKLTAQQIADKAEELSFPKSVVEFLQGAIGTPHGGFPEPLRSRVLKDMPRVEGRPGTSLPELNFAQLKSELKESHGQVTDRDVMSAALYPLVTNDFLTFRDSFGPVDKLDTRIFLTGPKVGEEFEVTLEKGKTVHIKTLAMAEDLTPNGEREVFFEFNGQLRSVLIRDKEAVKELHIHPKANKGNKSEVGAPMPGTVIDIRVKEGDHVEKGQPLVVLSAMKMEMVVQSPKAGTVQKLEISNGMKLEGDDLILVLD